The window CACATGATGACGTGACTCATGGCTCCAACGTCACGCTCTAAATATAGTCAGGCCTGAAGGCGGGGTAGATGTGGGCGGGCCATGGAAGCTCGCCGCGTTCTGTCTGTAAGGAAAGGGTGAGGACTTCCTGTCAGGGACAATCGCTACCTTGGGGGGGGGTCGCCTCAAGGACCCTAAATTTAGAGATGTATTTTTACTGCTCTGTCTAAAACTGGATGCAGAGTAAATGAAAGAACCTTCTGGATCATGTGCTCACCTGGATGAGGAGGAGGCTCAGAAATGAGGAGGATGAAGTTCAAAGGATGACTTCAAAGACACTGAACACGttccataaaataaaataacatttgattGCTACGATTTTTTACCTTCATTGGTTTACTAAAAACTGTGGTCACATCACTAATGATACAaactggggaaaaaaaccttcatTCATGAAATTATCAAATTAACAGCAAATGGAAAAATATGcaggacaaggaaaaaaacGAGGAATAAAttcatgtttcattttaaataaaggttgactttattcaaaaaacgtctttatttagtttcttttaattctcttaaaacagatttaaaaaaatgtagaaaccaCATTTTAACATGTTAATATTACAGAAATGcttagaaaagaaagaaacacgTTTATAAAAAGATCAGTTATTTCTACAGGTCTGTTTTTATGATCAAAGGAAGAACTTGATGTTTGATCTTCCATAAATGATGTTAGAAATATTCATCCTTAGCAAacctctgctgtctgtctgctcacACCCCCCCCTGTGCTCCGCAGTACCTGGGCCATGTGGAGGTGGAGGAGTCCAGAGGGATGCACATCTGTGAGGATGCCGTCAAACGGCTGAAGACGGTAGGTTCCTCCgtcccccctccctctctgtCTGCCCCCTTCCCCAATCACTGTGTCTCTTTGGGCCTCTATGTGTCGGGGGCCTGAGTGTGGCTGTTTGTTGTCTCTAGACAGaggacgcccccccccccccccaccccaccatcACCACCACAGATAGTTCCCagacacaccccccccccccccccccccccccccccccccatgttagCTTGAGCAGAAAGGTCAGCATGGACTTCCTGCTCCTGCAGAATCCACTGGAGTTACGTAACAAGGAACAAATTCCAGTTCGGGGGGGTCAGCTGTTTGCTGAGCTCCACCCAGGTCATAAACtcttcctgtgtgtgtttgggggggggggcttctgcAGTCAGAGCCAAACCTGATTCTGCAGACCTGCACAGCTTCATGACAGAGACCAGCGTCTGTCCAGGAAGAACAGCCCAAAGTGGAGGTTTCAGGACCATCATGCATCTGTGCCCAGAGCTCCCGTTGTCCTCCTGAAGGCACCGCTGCTCGTAGGTCTTCTGCTGCCGTGTCCCTTCAGACGTCTGGATGCTGACCTCCTGTAGCAGCCGTGTTTTCATATCTTCTCCGGGGTCGGCCTCACTTCAAGGTCGTTTTCAGGATGGCGTGCTTCTCCACGCTGACTTAAAGGATGAAtgaaagagtttttattttcctgctgAGCTTCAACGTTTCATCCAAGTCTTCAGGAAGGACTGGAAAGCAGCAGCTGTTAGTTTACATCCTAAAGGTCACGTTGGGTTCAGTAATGTGTTCGTGCTGCAATGAGCCCCCCCATAATGTCTGGGGAGTCTGTCAGAGGACACCAGAGCAACACAGACGCCCCCCCATCCTCACCTCGCCTTTGATAAGACGCCTGTTGCCGGGCAACAAACACCTCCTGAGGTCATGTTGGTCTTTGGATCAGGAAGTGGGTCTGGCTCCTCCTCACTGGGGGGCTGGTAGGTTTCCAGAAGTCAGCCCTGAGGAGATGAAGAGCAGCGGTTGGAGAGGTCATGTGATCACACTGTTCGTTAGCCTAAGACGACCCTGGGCTCCCAACAGCCTTCGGGACGGTAACGGTTTTCTGCGCAGCTCGGTGACCCGTGACTCAGACGGGGGGTGTGGCTGCAGTGCGGCAGCATCAACCTCCATGCTGCCCTTTGGTGATGTCATCACGGCGTCACTTCCTCTGGCTGGGAGGTGGAGGATCAGGTTTCTCTGATGCGTTCCGCCTCACGTCTCCCAATCAAGAGTCTTAAGAAACTCAACTGCTGTTACACAACAGAGCGAGTTGCTGCTCATCCTGCAGACGTTATTCTGGTTTTGAAGGCAGAAATATGTAAGTCTGTTGTAAAAGGCTGTGGCCTCAGAAACCCCCCCCTAAAACAACCAAACATGACCCACCTGTTAGAATCTGAGCCGCGTTGCTCAAAACACTTCCTGCTTTGGTTAAAGGTGGAATCCAGGTGAGCGTGAACAAGGAGGTTGTTAGACTGACATTTTTTAGGGAGGGGAGGGCCTGGATTCACAGTTCATGAATCTATGTTCAAatttttcccagtggtctttagtTATGAAGCCGTTTAgtcaaaatgtggttttctgggacatagtgtctgcagagcggcaggagttcatcaaaaattcacctctgggtttTGGGCGGGACTGCCGGCGAGGAggaaccccccccacacacgcatagctgtctgtttacactctctcccactagcttacagcccgcCACACCCCCAACCTGTCATTAGCGCTCCAACAAAGATGGCGAGCAGCAGGGgggccatccagccgtacagttctgatccagattctagCTCAGACGGAGAGCAGCGTAAACCTTTCAagaggtcatgtgaccccaCTGCCATACCTGAATCTAATTGTGTCCTGGGATAGACTGGCGGCCTGTCCGGGGGGCGCCCCTCCTCGGCGACCCCGTGACCCCAGAATGCGGGGTTAAGTGAACGAATGAATGGAACTATttgcctgcaagtggatgcatcggaatggggcggagcaggaagcttatggccacgcccagcatattttctgtcacaattaCAATTGATTTAGTCAGACAATGTGTCAGCAGAAAGGCCTGACACCAAGCATGAAGCACGGCGACGGAGGGTCCATGATTAGTGCTTGAACAGGTTTCTGAATCAACTGGACTCTTTTCAGGGTTCAGACGTTTTTGTGCTTCTGATGTCCAGCAGCTGGAAGGCGACTCAAATCCATCTGCAGTCTTTCTTTTATCTTTGAGTGTAAACAAACAACTGCAGTccaccatggggggggggggctctagCCCCCAGAtcctaaaaacagaatttttcttgttttaaacgttgcttctgtttttgtaatgttttgtctttttaagcAGGTTTTTATTACAGAGAAATGCCTTCATGTGGCCCCCCCACATTCCCTTGTCTGTGTTGTGTGTGAACCCCCCCTCCCATAGAGATGTAGACCTCCTAACTCGAGATTACTAACCCAGACTTCCCATCACCTGCATGTGGTCCCGGCTAACCTGTGAGACCTGCATTAACTCAGGGCTGGGGGGCTGTCTCCAtcatggctgtggggaggagaggaaggaagtggtggggggtgggggtggggggggggggttcgtgCCTCTGACTGTACGGAGGTCAGGCtggagagggaggggggctcagatgaACACCTCTCCTCCTTCCAGACGGCGGGGGCTCTTCTGTTGTTGCTCCTATCAATCAGAGGGGGTGTCCCGTCCTtgtggtgccccccccccccccattgtggTGGTACTAACGTAGAACAAGTCCCCTGGAGCTAACTCCTAACCCGCCCCCATGGGAGCAGTTCTCCTGTACGTCTGTAGGTAACATGTTCATGCCTtgtcgtcccccccccccccccccccctgaccaCTTCCAGGACAGGAAATTCTTCAAAGGATTCTTTGCTAAAGTAAGTTATAGCTttgtgctcctcctcctcttcctcctctttgttTCCTCCTCTTCACTCTTGGATCACCTTTGACGGCAGAAGAAGTGCACTTTCAGATGGGGAGGTGTGCGGAGGCGcagtaatgcatgtgtgtgcttcATGCTGGGGTGGGGCACAGTTGTGTTTAACAGGTCTGCTCCAGAACGGAGGCGTGAATGAGCGTTTCCTTTCTTTAACCACGGGGTCATCCGCGCACCACCTTCACAGGCGtgccgtgtgtgtgtgcgtgcgtgcgtgtgtttaACATTCTGGTTGGTCACAGGTGCAGAGGAGCGGTccgggtggggtggggggtctgggACGGCCTGTACCTGAACCTGCTGCTCTCTTGTGTGCAGGCGGGGAAGAAGGCGGTGCGTGCCGTGCTGTGGGTCTCTGCGGACGGGCTCCGAGTCGTAGATGACAAAACGAAGGTAACCCCACCCTCCCTGTAAGTCTGATGACCTGGTGGGGGGCAGCTCAAGAGTGGGCTGTACGACCCCTGCTGGAGACTGTGGGTACTGCGTCAGAAAGTTTCTGTGGGGGGAGTGAGCGGTTTCAGCTAGTTTCTGAATTTACCGGCCAAGTTTAGGTGATCTTGACTGATGGTCTCTGTCTCCGACAGTCCGGTTCAGGTCTGAAGTACTGAGACGTTCTCTCTGTTTCTGCAGGATCTGATCTTAGACCAGACGATAGAAAAGGTGTCCTTCTGCGCTCCGGACAGGAACTTTGAGAGGGCGTTCTCCTACATCTGCAGGGACGGCACCACGCGGCGCTGGATCTGCCACTGTTTCATGGCCATCAAAGACTCAGTGAGAGCCCGCCTTCCCTAGGTTCTGGTGTCTCTGGCCGTGAAGGAACCCGGAAGGCCTCAGAGCGGGCCTGCAGCCCTGGTTCTGACGGGGCCTGAAGGTGTGGGTGGTTTGTTTCAGGGGGAACGTCTCAGTCACGCCGTGGGCTGCGCGTTTGCTGCTTGTCTGGAGAGGAAGCAGAAGCGGGAGAAAGAGTGCGGCGTCACGGCGACCTTCGATGCCAACAGAACCACTTTCACCCGCGAGGGCTCGTTTCGTGTTACCACGGCGACTGAGGCGGCAGAACGAGAGGAAGTGATGAGGCAGCTGCAGGACGTCAAGAAAGGTCAGTGCGTGTGACCTCCTTCGCGCCGCAGAGGTGAGCGATGTGGTCCGTGACCCCGGCGGCTGGTTTCTCTGCTGCAGAGCCGGACGCCACTGCAGCCGGAGACTCTGCAAACTGTGTGACGAACCCCTTGGCGCAGCAGTCAGGAAGCCCCGCCTCCCCGTCGTCCTCGCCACCCCTCTCCGTGTCTGCGCTGGGAGCTCAGGCCATCCCGCGCAGACACGCCCCGGCGGAGGCTCTGGCCCGGCAGGGCTCCTTCAGAGGCTTCCCGGCGCTCAGCCAGAAGACGTCGCCGTTCAAACGCCACATGTCGCTGCGCATGAACGAGCTGCCCTCCACCATGCAGCGCCGGTCCGACTTCCCCATCAAGAACGCAGGTAACGAGCCCACCGGGTCCTCGCCCCCTCCGCCCCCAAAGCCTTCTTGAAGTTTAAATTTGTTGCATCGTTTACCCAGAATGCTTCACTCATCCATACAATGATCAATAATCCAGAAGATCCTTTCAGGGATTAGGCTGCAGGGTCTAGATATTCTGAGACCCGTCTCTATAGCGGAGGAGGCAGTAATCATCTGAGGAGATTATTGATCCAAATCCCTGATGTGGGTCAATAATCAATAATAGATCCCTGATTTTCACCATCAGGGATCTAAACGGCCTTGTTTTCTCCTCCTGCAGTTCCTGAGGTGGAGGGGGAGGGCGACAGCATCAGCTCGCTGTGCTCCCAGATCACCACCACCTTCAGCGGAGCACCGGAGGACCCCTTCTCCTCCGCCCCCATGCCCAAAGCGGCCTCCTCTCCACAGTCTCCTGTGGCTCCAGGTACGAGCTCCTCCCGCCACTCGCCTGTAAGGCCTGCGCTGCTTCCTGCTGCTCCGCTGCatgaagccccgcccaccaccATTAGGAAAACCAGGAGCATAAGGGGGAGGGCTTTAGATTCACCTAGCCCATTATGGATTCCCAGATCACCTGGATCCATGTGATCAGGTGATCTGCTGCAGAACATTCTGAAGGACATGATCTGGCTCTTGTAATCGATTTGGTTCTGAGAGATGAGGGTTTCTAAAGTAGTGATCAGTCCTCTCAGCTCACAGCGAGGAGGTCGGATGAAAGGTTTTCTGATTCACAAACTGGTCATGGAGCCATCATGGAAGTagaggctccgccccctccGTTTAGAACAGAACTCTGTTCTGAATTCTTAACTCAGATCGTTTCCTGATTTACCTGCAGCTCCTTCCTCCTCACTGCCCCCCCGAATATAATCTGCTGTCAGGACTAACCTCCAGCAGGGGGTGTTGGCGTGCACGTCTGTCAGCGACTCACGTCTCTGCGCGCACGCCACTGCTGTTTCTTACAGTGAATGGTTCCACGCCCGCCTTCcctgttcctgctgctgctAACCCCCCCGTCCTGCCTCCCGCTCTGCCTGTTCGAGAAACTAACCCCTGGGCCAAGAACCCGGTGGGGGCGCCCACGCAGGCCCCGCCCTCAGTGCAGCCAGGTAAGGAGCGTCCTGGGACTGCAGGAGGGCCTGGTCGCAGACAACACGGCCCCCCTACGTCATTAGCCAGAACCAGACGTTCACGCCTCGTCCCCCCCTCCCCGTAGTTCTTTTTGGTCCAAACTAGCTTTAGACGTAACGTTACCAGCGGAGGCGTCTGTCAGACCGGAACTCCTGCTGCCATCAACGTCAATCAGCTGAACGGCAGAGGAAGGCGCCGTTTCCCGATATGCCGTGTTACACGCGGCGCAGAGACGCTTTTCTCCGCCACTCAAAACGCCGCTTCACGTTGAAGAGTGGCGGTGAAGGAGCGTAAACCCTGGAGCTAAAGTGCCGGTCTTACCGTTTGAAAGGAACAAAATGTTTTAGGCTGTTTCACTCGGAGCCGTTTATCCACCGTTCACCATTATTCACGGTTCTGAAGACTTGTAGGATTCCCGTTCCCCCCTTGTCTGCGACCAGGCCCCCCCTCTGGGATTGAGTCTGAGGATTTGATGAAACGAACTTTCtcccaacaggaagtgactGGTCGTCAGCTGCTGGAATCGTAGCCCCGCCCACCTCCTCTCCGGCCGTGACCTCCCACAAGCGCTCGTCGTCGGAGGCGGACCGCTGGTTGGAGGAAGTTTCCAAATCTGTTCGCGCCGCGCAGCCTAGCCCGGTGCTGGCGGCTGCCACGCCCCCCTCCCAGCTGTTCTCCACCCAGGCCCCCATGCCTTCAGCTCCACCCACCGTCCCGCTGGCTTTTATGCCCCCCGTGGCCCCCGCTGTGCCCCTGCTGCCCCCCCGCCAGCCCACTTTCCACGGCTCCCCCCCCGTCTCCTTCCCGTTGTCCAACGGGCTGCCGCCCCCCCAGCCCTCCGTTGCCGTGTTCGGCATCACCCCCTCGCAGATGGTGGCGAACGTGTTCGGCTCCACCACGCAGCCCCCCCCATTTCCGCATCCCACAACGAGCGTGCAGCCCCCCCCTTTCCCGCTGCCAGCCACTCAGCCCCTCCCATTCCCACCGCCATCTTCTTCTGCCCCCCAGCAGGATTCCCAGACCCTCAGTCCTTTCATCAAACCCCACCCCCCAACAAACCCCGCCTCCCTGCAGCCGTCCAACAGCAAAGTTCCTTTTAACGGCGCCGGCAGCTGGGCCGCCCCCTCCTCCCAGCTGACCGCGGCGCCACAGGAGGACGCTTTTGAGGCCCAGTGGGCTGCTCTGGAGGGCCGGGGGCGCCAGCGGACCACGCCCTCCCCCACAAACCCCTTCTCCACTGAGCTACAAAAGACCTTTGAGATCCAGCTCTGAAGACTGAGGAACATGCAGGGGGCGGGGCgcgaacaggccccgcccccagaGACAGAACTCACTTCCTGAACCTGAAAGCAGAGAGACGACGATgccaaatctttatttttatgcattGAGTATATTTTAAATAGCTTTGAATCGAGCAGAAGCTGGATTATGAGAGATGATGATATATAAAGAACAGAAAGAACTATTTTATCTGCAGGAGCGACTGTAAACGCAGCAGGTCTCATGCCCCCCATGAAGCGTTTGTGAAGGGACGGCTGCCCTGCTCTGCTCACGGTGGAAGGAAATGCCTTTTCTTGGTTGTGTTCAGTGATTGGCTGTGAAGGATGTGATGAAAGCGGGGTGTCCACGCAGCAACAATCaggccgccgccgccgctctgCCTTCTGTGCTGTCCTGGTGTGGAAACAATCCTCTCTggttttaaattattgttatttaaCTCTGTAAGATGCAACGGTCTTGTTTAGCCTCCTGGGGTATTTTTGAAGTAGTTgcgttgtttttatttttattttgcacaagCACTACAGCAGCTGCTGGTGGGGGGGTTCTGGGTGACCCCCCTGACCTCAGACAGTGTCATCTCTCAGCCTgatttttctgtcatgtttttaccatttttaatcaaatctgtgaaaatgattctgatctatttttccatttttctttcattttcttttctttttggagagAAAACCTGAAGCCCACAGGTTGAATAAAACTCAGCGGTAGAGAGTCTGATTTCTTGATTCAAACTTATCAAATCTAATCACTTAAATCATACAACTATTACATTTGTATTCAGTTCATTTGACTGTTTATAGagatataaaataaatctttattatttTCAAGTTCTGCTacagaaattgttttattctttgtttttgtgatttagCACATTTCTGTCTTAGTGctttttttagataaattcttaaagaaataaacattttagctgCAGCGCAAACATAATCAGGTCATGTTTAGGtatatttgtgttttaacagCGAGTGCTGTGCGCAGACTGTAATGCGCCCCTCCGACCAGCAGGCGGCGCTGCGCAGGAGCCGCTGCCGCTCGCTCCATATAAATGCAGCTCTGCCGCGGAGGCGCGCACCTGTGCGTCAAAGCACCGGAGTGTCGACCTGAAACGTGAAGGTAGGACCGTGCGTCAGGTCACGCGGCCTCGGGTGTGTTGCCCCCGCGCGGGACTCACGCCGCAGAAACCGACTCTGGGTTCGCGGGTTCACCGGCTAACTTCCGGGCTAGCATGAGCTCACCTGGACACTTTTCTTTCCCACCTGCGGCGTGGATGATCAGTTGTTTGGGGGGGTTGGGTGAAGGAGTTAACTCGGAATTTAACCCTcgactttttaaatatatatatttaaatataaaaccaatttttgaacaacctaaaaaaacacacaataatccTTAAAGTAACAGTTTTACATCAATGTCTGAATGGAAAACAAAGCGCCTGCGTTCTGTCATCTGCACAAGCCAAGAAAAACGTAGTTTATGATCGTTAGTTTGTTGTTGTCGAGATTATTCCATAAAACCAGATTATTCTTTCGATGACAAACATCTGGGATTAACGGGTTTTCATTCAAGGTTTGTTGTGTTCAGGAACAGTCTGTAAAAATGAATCACCAGCCTCTGTTTTCCTAAAACTGCGACCCACTTCAGAACCCGAAATACGTCTGTTtcacagaaaacaggaaaagtggCTTTTAGCGTTTCTGCAATAAAATCTGGAGCACAAGATCTAAGGATCTGAGGAAGGACCTGTTGGATCCGGTCAGGAATCTGGAAGGATCAAACTGCTGCGTTCAGGAGAGACAGGATCTCTTGTTGGGTGGAAGTGTGACTGTTGGGGTTTGGTGGATCTGGGATCTAACgcaggttttctccaggcagaGATGCAGAGCTGGAGGCTGCAGAGGCGGAGCCCATCCAGACGCCGCTGACGGTGAGGATGCGCAGCTCTCACCGAGTTCCCGCTTCGGTCCTGAACCTTCTTCCTGTTTCAGCTTCCCTGCAGGTCAACATGTCGTACCGAGGGCCTCTGACCGCCGTCATAACCACCATTCTCGGGGCGGCCATTGGGGGGCTGCTCATGTGGCGAGCATACGGCACCAAGAGGAAGAAGCTGCCTCCCGACCAGGAGGTGGCCGATCCTGCTGAGGGCCCCCACCCCGATGAGGAGGGGCTCTTAGATGTCCATCTGCCCTCCACAGAGAAGGATGGGAGGGCCGTGGATGCTCAGCCCTCTGAAGCGCCCCCTGCTGCCCAGATGCCGCCGTGCGAGCAGCTGAAGCCGGTGCTGGTGAGCAGTGAGGAGGAATGGCGGCAGCTGTGGCCCCGGGTGCAGGAGGAGCTGTCCGTCCTCCCCGTGCTGGGGCTGGACTGTGAATGGGTAAAGAACCGCGGCGTGACCGAAACGGCCTGGCGTTTGCAGCGGTAAAAGCCTCGGTGTCGGTTTCCTTCCAGGGCTCTGACCCGGCTGCTGGTTTGTGCCGCAGGTGTCGGTAAAGGGGCGGGCCTCGGAGGTGTCGCTGCTGCAGATGTCCACGTACTCCGGTCTTTGCGCTCTGGTGCGGCTGCTGGTGTTCCGGAACGGACAGCGGGCGTTCCCGCTCAGCTTCGTGGAGCTCCTGAAAGACCCGAAGGTCCTGAAGGTCGGCGTGGGGTGCTACGAGGACGGGAAGCGGCTGACGCGCGACCACGGCCTGGTGCTGTCCTGCACGGTCGACCTGCGCTACCTGGCAATGAGGCAGAGGTGCTGCGCTCGTCTTCCTCGGTTTGTCCCGGGAGATGGCGCTTTTCTAACGGCGTCCTCGTGTCTCCAGGAGAACGGCTGCGGACAACGGCCTGAGCCTGAAGTCGCTGGCTGCAGATCTGCTGAACTTCTCTCTGGATAAATCTCCGGAGCTGCGCTGCAGCGACTGGGAGGCGGATCAGCTGACGCTCAATCAGGTTAtgatctcacacacacacacctacctgCACAGGTGTGTCTACCAACCTGGAGCCCTCTGCCCTTAAAGTTCTCAGTGAATTCTGAAAAGAGCTGCAGAGACGCCGTTTAGGTTTAGCAGAGGGATCCAGGAAGGTTTGCTCAAAGGTACCTGGGCAGCCCTCacctgtgcagctgcaggtctcAGCTTGCCCCGCCCCTCAAAGCTTCATGAATGCCCTCCTGACCTTttagctcaccgctccccccgaCTCCTGTGCAGGTGACCTACGCTGCCAGAGACGCTCAGGTCGCCGTGGcgctcttcctccacctcctcggCCTCCGGCCTGGTCCCGCCCCCTTCTCAGAGCTGGCGTCCCGCTGCCAGGGTCTGCTGGACGTCCCGTTCCGAGCCAGAGGAGACGGGGAGGACGGCGCTGGGGGGGGGGAGAAGAGAAGGAGGACCAAGAAGCCGACGGTTTACGAGAGTCCAGAGTCTGGAGATCAGCGAGTCCCAGACCCTCGGAGGAACCGGAGGAAACCGCTGGGCGCCGACTACTCGGCCAGGTGAGGGAGGCGGGGAATGCAGCATGAAATGCAGGTCAgtttgtgggaggggctaaCTCTCTGCTCCCTCCTCCCAACAGGAAGTCTCCTCTGTACGACAACTGCTTCCTGTACGCCCCTGACGGGCAGCCGCTGTGCACCTGCGACAAGAAGAAGGCCCGGTGGTACCTGAACAAAGGAATCGGGGGTAAACTGCACACCTGCCAGAACGCCTTTCCCAACGTTTCCCCGCCACCGCCCTCTGATGTCCGAACCTTCAGTCCTTCAGAGTGAGGATCCCTTCATCGTGAGGCTGCTGTTCGAGCCGTCGGGCCGTCCGGAGTCGCAGCACGACTACTACCTGACCGAAAAGGAGAACCTCTGCGTCGTCTGCGGAAAGGCCGACTCCTACATCAGGTCGGTGCCTCCTCCGCCGCGCCTCCTCCGCCGCGCCTCCTGCCTGCTCTAACCAGAACCCGATCCCGCAGGAAGAACATC is drawn from Oryzias latipes chromosome 22, ASM223467v1 and contains these coding sequences:
- the exd2 gene encoding exonuclease 3'-5' domain-containing protein 2, yielding MSYRGPLTAVITTILGAAIGGLLMWRAYGTKRKKLPPDQEVADPAEGPHPDEEGLLDVHLPSTEKDGRAVDAQPSEAPPAAQMPPCEQLKPVLVSSEEEWRQLWPRVQEELSVLPVLGLDCEWVSVKGRASEVSLLQMSTYSGLCALVRLLVFRNGQRAFPLSFVELLKDPKVLKVGVGCYEDGKRLTRDHGLVLSCTVDLRYLAMRQRRTAADNGLSLKSLAADLLNFSLDKSPELRCSDWEADQLTLNQVTYAARDAQVAVALFLHLLGLRPGPAPFSELASRCQGLLDVPFRARGDGEDGAGGGEKRRRTKKPTVYESPESGDQRVPDPRRNRRKPLGADYSARKSPLYDNCFLYAPDGQPLCTCDKKKARWYLNKGIGVLQSEDPFIVRLLFEPSGRPESQHDYYLTEKENLCVVCGKADSYIRKNIVPHEYRRHFPTELKDHNSHDILLLCTSCHAASNVHDGVLKQMLAEEFSAPQGCEEGVRVFEDSDRRRVRSAARALLSSGDGLPEQRKEELQLLIRKFLNMEEEGEELTEEALQEAAGLETRILNEAYVPHGLKVVRAHAQRGLRGLMELERRWRQHFLSSMQPRHLPPLWSVDHNHSKFLRRYGAELPINLN